The Pyrus communis chromosome 5, drPyrComm1.1, whole genome shotgun sequence region gaggttcgcctgagaagacgacggaatattccgtcaaatctgacggaatattcctaacgctgTTGACGAAATCTGTTagggataacggaatattcctgacggcgtcaactgacgtcgtcagcgtgccaggcacgtgcctgcgcgtggccggcgcgtgggggcgcgtgcgacggtgaaaaattattttaaaaatatggggatgatcctgaggttgagtagatcacgttggtgtattcatacaccccatttgagcattgtatgagaagtttttttctaaaggttggttatgtgctttaaatttaacgtttttgtagttgtttcgcatataggtgatacctatcccgaggacgagcgtggtcactcgaggcaggggggctacgacccttccacataccagtgagtgggcttttggttttccgtatatacctatatacttatattttcccagaaattgattgaatagtttattcgtttatatgccatgcattgtATTACCGTTGTTTATGCATCGTTAGTtgcattattaattttatatatatatatatatatatgcatatttggtTCTGCGGACGCACATGtgagtgccaggtaagtgttattcatgtttacattcaatagtgatttgagatgcttagagagctcataacctgcacccccggtgttagtgctcccgcccagagtagggcacagtccttcacatgatgttcacctcccgcaccacacgctcagcttggatccaagttaggtgcatagtcctgtcatacagaccactttaggtggttccgactcgtaggtgacccgcgattattcgcccagccttcacgtgatcgtagcacttgagcgtatatatatgttacacccaggcctgtcgtaaggaccactttaggtggttccgactcgtgtgcaggtccagttagtgagattgagatttgagctctagattcagccgtacaggtcacgttaggtgactccggctgccagattttaTGACAGTGATAtgattatacctgagcacttgcatttcattttgagattttggcatgacatattcttgagcatgattggtatatatatatatgtatatctattttctgggaagtatacaggttttacggcgaggggttagaacttatttattgaatggttttcgaaaagctttgtttttgcccactcacgcttttgttttgcgcccctccaggttctagttggttagcaggtttggtggtttcccagagggttttcccggcatttctgacagacgatcaccagcgtagggccaccttcgggtgtactgttgtcgcatcattttcttttggactgctttaggcgttatgctctgaacttagcgtcacacttacgcttgcatttgttatttctttatgtaaaaccagtttttatttatttgtattactattttccattattattttattagcttccgcactgtgcacatggttacgtcacttccacgtgacgaccagcacgccctgatctcgatcggggtgtgtcaaccaTCACAGAAATCAATCAAACACTGTAAACCTGcaattaacaaaacaaacagTGACAAttcaacaaaatgaaacaagcaaaaataaaaataaaaataaatcaaacatgcAACCATATAAATCTATTAAGCAGAAGTTAAGATAACTATTAATGAATTTGACCTACTATTTTACTTgtatatttgatttttaaatCAGAATTTATAACATTTGTTCATGGGATACAAACATCCAACTCTATTAAATTTAGTATTATATTAAGTCTTTGGCTATATCTTCTAATTGTGCAATTTGGGAAGGATAGATTCTCACCTTCGTTGGGGCTTGTTCTACGCAGCAATCGTGATGCAATCGTCACCAGGATAAATGACGTTTACTTTGTATTTTATTATCATGTTAACGAATTGTCATAATTATATCTATCTGgattttatattaaatgaaTAGTGCgataattaattgaaaatataaaatgaccaACCAGAGTACTAATTTCTTTTGCAATCCATCCTTTTCCTTAGATCATTTGGTAGAGTACGCATCACGACAATTTGCTTGTATATACAGTATGCCTTGTGTAATCAATTAGTTCATACTTTCTAACAactaaaaaatgtgaaaaacagTCAAAACGTATTATTTTTGGGAAAATTTCCCTCTGACTTATGTGTTAGGGAAAGAACCTCGTGTGTGTCAATTATCCACGTTTACAATTTATAACTATAGGGCGCTTAAAAATTGTACGTAGTCTTGGTTGACAGTCAAATTTAGTGCAATGAGAATTAGGTATGATCTAATATGTTTTGGGGAATTAAGattagaaaaaatagtttttctaGACACGTTGGTGTAACTTGGTGCAATTATATGGAATCTAGGTGTTGATGTAGTTGCCCAGCAAAAGTTTCAGAGGCTATTATTTTGAAAATGTAAATTTGAATGCCTTAACAATAGATCACACGATAATTACCATAAATTATAGGGTCCTTCAGATATAAGCCCATGCAACACTTATTTCCTTGATAAAAACCCATCTCATtttaaacatccaaataaaacccaaatttgaagtAGACTACcatgtaaacaaataaatacctattattttcaaactatttacAATTGTACCACAACACTCTAATTAtgttaatgaatttaattatcCACCATAATTGTGGGAAATAAGTgccttattattataaaattatctaCTTTATACTTCTCTTACCATCATatgtttcatttcttttatttatttgacaatcattgtaggtaaattattttgcatgtatgtaTTAGGcacattttgttaaaattatatatatgcgtgcaaataatttatctatatttttatgtaaaataatatgtaattaattaattttgaatcaattggctaaaaacatttatttattttgtaggtaaattatttttcatgtgataatacatatatactagccacattttgttattattatatagAGTGTGCAATCAATCTACATTCTTTTactttgtaggtaaattattttgcatgtatgtcacatcccggcccgggtgggaccacttcccgggcccgactccactaccgtagcacgatattgtctgctttgggcttactattcccttacggttttgtttttgggaactcacgagcaacttcccagtggatcacccatcatgggattgctctagcctccttctcgcttaacttcagagttcctacggaacccgaagccagtgagctcccaaaaggcctcgtgctaggtaaggatgagaatatacatttaaggatcactcccctgggcgatgtgggatgtcataatccaccccccttaggggcccgacgtcctcgtcggcacactcgcgaccagggttaggctctgataccaaatgtcacatcccggcccggggcggatcacttcccgggcccgctccaccaccgtagcacgatattgtccgctttgagcttaccattccctcacggttttgtttttgggaactcacgagcaacttcccagtgggtcacccatcatgggattgctcaagcccccttctcgcttaacttcggagttcctacggaacccgaagccagtgagctcccaaaaggcctcgtgctaggtaaggatgagaatatacatttaaggatcactcccctgggcgatgtgggatgtcatatgtaggtaaattgttatatatatatatatatatttgcaaaatattggtatttaattaattttgaataaaaaatatttatttattttgtaggtaaattattttgcatgtatcatTACATAATTTACTAGGAacttatgttattatatatatgttgtgcaaaataatttacctattttatatttaaaatattgataattttgaataaaataacttttttatatttgtaggATATACTAATTTACTTGTTAGCATCATgagaaaacaaatatataaggAACATTGGTatcatgtaaatttttgttattaaatgcatatgaatcatgacatttaaatttttttccaaatcccCATTAGGTATTTGAAGAcatttaattgaatgaaataatgtaaaataaaatgtagatAATAAGTGAGAGACCCAAAGTAAGTGTTATTAAGGGTAATTTAGACATCAACAAATACAAATTTTGACAAGTCATACTTAATTATGGATATTGCTTAGTTGGAGCCTAATcattgggtttttgttagaaaaactTACCATGACGGGTTTTagttaaagaaaattgaattctaagGGGTGtagtcatattttcagtaaatttatatttatcCAATCATATGGATTGTTGCATGCAGACATACATATTACAATAATCTTGGAACTTTTGAAGACGTCCCAAAAATTTACTTTTTCAATTGTTCACTCACATTATACACTATAAGAAAATTTGTAAAACACAAAAACATGCACTTGTTGTAGAAAGTAGAAACTCCTTTGCCCAATTGTTTAGGCAACAACTTTCTTTCGTTCTGAGGATCGTTGCTTATTTATAGAAATCGTATGACTAGATTTTCAAAGAGAGATTATCTTATCCCCAAATCAGAGGGTCATGCTAGTTGCAAACACGATTTAAAGAAAACCCTTTTCTTTGCAGCATTGGATTGCTTCATCATACATGTCATCAAGTCCATGCTTAAACCTAAATCCAGAACTCAAGAGCTTTTTTGATGAGAGGCAAGGCCTTTTGTAACCTTCAATGCCCTTCAACATACTGTAGGTCAAGCAAGAGGAAATGTGAAAAATATATAGACAGTTTAATTGCTATATACAATGAGATTAAAATGACAGAGACTGATTTATCGAGCAtgtaataataatattagaaaGAAACTACTCACTCAGTTGTGGGAATGTGAAAACCCGGGTATTTTGCAGAAAGAAATTGGGACATTTCATCTATGGTTATCTGATTTGATGAACAAATGTACCTCCCTTTGgcattagggttttcaaaaagaaatatatgGGCACTAACCAAATCATCTACATGTACCATATTTTGCCTCATAAGATGTTTGTAGTGATCTTGATTTCCTGCATACATTAAATAATATGTACAAGGAGAAAATATAGGTTAGTTTGGGTAGCGATTTTGACACAGCTCCCAGTTTAGTTTCTGCCAACTGAAGTGCCAAAGTTTAAATGTGGCTTGTCAAAATAGCTAAGTACCCATGAGTTTTAGGAAACTGTTTTCAGAAAGCAACCTTAATTTTGATTCACAAAACATGTTACTCAATACATACCTAGAATCATGGATAGCGACAAATACACTGAGGCAGGGAGAGTTTTGCAGAGAAACCCACCAACAACTAATGGAGGAAGTAAAGTCACAAGTTCCAgttcattttcttttgcaaaTTTTAGAGCTATTTGTTCTGTCTTGGTCTTGGCAGCCACATATGAAGTCCCAAATAATTTGAGAGACCTATGGTATTCAATGTCGCTCCATGTACTTTCATCCACCGAGTCACGGCCATTGTCACTGTAAACGGCAGCTGCTGCACTAGAAGTGTACACAACCCTCTTCACAGTCTTGGAGTTTAGGCATGCTTTCAATATTCCTAGGGCTCCTTGGACAGATTTTTTTGTCACCGAATCTTCGTCAAGTTCTTTGTCAGGCATTGGGTGAGCAACATGGAAAACCCCAATGCATCCTTCAATTGCTGCATTGAAACTGTCAGGCTGGTTCAGATCTGCATTGAAGATGTGAAGATTCTCCGATGCTCTTGGCAGGCTTGTGAGGAAGCTGATGTCTCCCTTGCATTCTAGGGCCAATATGCAAACATCAAAGCATGTTATTTACCACATCAAAACAAATTCCCAAAATTTAGGATCCTGAATTATGTGATGCGGATGAGTTTGAAAGTTTGAACGTAAACAACTAATTGACAAGACAAAAGATTCTAAAAccacataaacacaaaaatcaaTAATAAGGCAACACATAGAGAATCTACAACAGAAAAGAAATGATACAAAAGACATCATCCATCTATAATATAATTTAAGAACATagactttttattttcaaactctttttgaAAATGCCAATCATGTCCTCAATTTACTAATTTTGCTCCTATTCCACAAATTTTCAAGGATATATGTGTCAAACaataaaatcaaatatgaaagttttttttttattttttttatttttaaattcattctCATGTTTTCGTTAACTACTCAACACATGCTTAGCTTTATAACAAATGCGTTACTATATGCTTCTATTTATAGGGTtccatttaacaaaaaaatttgtgacAACATATGCTGTCAACAAAATTATGTTGCCCCACCCCACCGCCCCCAACCGCCCCCGCCCCACCCCACCGCCCCCaaccgccccccccccccccccccgggcctctcctcctctctcccttcttccaTAATTCAGTTGGGGTGCCCTAGTGATTATATGTTGGGTTCGCTCTTGAGTTCGAACCATGAGCTATATATCATAATTTCGACTCTTTTTCTCACTTACACTCGCCACATAAACAAGCGAAATGACTCTTATTTAGGCTTATATTCTGGATTAGCTGCCAACTTTTGTATCTGGTTTTTATATTCTGAACCTCAATCATTTTCAACAAGTAAGAAACTTACGTGTTAGGTCCAAGTTATTTGGTAACTAAAACTTACAAAAAAACTTGGCGAATCTAGTAATAAGTATAATTCTTTTGCTTGGGGAGGAAATTAAAGATCCAGTGAGATGAATTGGTACGTGTACGTAGTTTACCTGGGTCAGGTCGGACAGTTGCTCGAACGGTATAACCATGTTGCAGAAGCCGCATAACTAGCCATGAAGCAACAAATCCAGTTCCGCCTGTTACACAAACTGGACCAGCCTTCTCCATACTCTCCTCTTGCAGACTCAATTGCTTTACACAAAAGTCTGCCTTATTACTTGAGTTCATTTGAAAGCTCCATTTGTATGCAGGCAGTTATATGCTTATGAAAATGCCGCATATATTACAAATTATTCTTTGCAGAAAATTGTTCTGCTATAGAAGACAAGCACACAGTAGGGGACAGAAGACCGCTCAACATCTGCGACATCACCTAGGGCCGATTCCCAACTCGGAGGATCTAACTCACTATTGGAGGGCGGCCAATGGGCTTGGTACTTTTTCGGTTGTGCGTGGGCTTTGGTACATATATAATAGTGAATAGTCCGTGGTCAACTGGGGGTTTACTTTCCCATTTGGTAAACTAAGGCAAGggcgaccaaaaaaaaaaacccaaggcAATGGTCCTATCTAGATTTGCCTCTGGTtgtgaacctttttttttttttttttttttttttttttttttttttttttttttttttttttttttttttttttcttcttcttcttttttgaatAGGGTGGGAGTTCAAACTTGGAATGTCTTTCAATATTGAAGAGAGAAATACTACTAAATTAATCACTACAAAACTATCAACAAGTAGGGGTCAAATCATTTGCATCTCTTAATTAGAAATAGTGGCAAAAAATGAGGATTTCCGCACCTAATAGTTAGGAGGGGTAGATATTAAAATTCCACCTAAAATATGCATTGCTATTAATAAATAGGGGCAAACAGGCACATATTTCTGCACCTAACAATTTCCGGGATGTATAAAGTATTAGGGGTGAATATTAAGGAGTATTTCCAATGGCAGTTCCTATTTAGGTACTCTCATCACCATTTTTGAGTA contains the following coding sequences:
- the LOC137733388 gene encoding vestitone reductase-like codes for the protein MEKAGPVCVTGGTGFVASWLVMRLLQHGYTVRATVRPDPECKGDISFLTSLPRASENLHIFNADLNQPDSFNAAIEGCIGVFHVAHPMPDKELDEDSVTKKSVQGALGILKACLNSKTVKRVVYTSSAAAAVYSDNGRDSVDESTWSDIEYHRSLKLFGTSYVAAKTKTEQIALKFAKENELELVTLLPPLVVGGFLCKTLPASVYLSLSMILGNQDHYKHLMRQNMVHVDDLVSAHIFLFENPNAKGRYICSSNQITIDEMSQFLSAKYPGFHIPTTDMLKGIEGYKRPCLSSKKLLSSGFRFKHGLDDMYDEAIQCCKEKGFL